Proteins from a single region of Bdellovibrio bacteriovorus:
- the lgt gene encoding prolipoprotein diacylglyceryl transferase, producing MVHDFDPFALRISGDFGIRWYGLSYMMGFICAYLLIKWLAQRQRSGLTAQMVGDFITYGAIGTLVGGRLGYVFFYGPDLLTKFKGEFPWWGVLAVNEGGMASHGGIIGIVIACWLFARKYSVNTLYLFDLVAVVGPLGVFFGRIANFINGELVGRPCDPTYPLAVKFPQDIYSWPAAEAGRLPELAPVAEKVGVTSEKWLELAQNFRMDIGAREQLYDILNKIVVGIQDGNTAAKEAIAPLLTPRYPSQLFAALGEGLFLFLILFFLWRKPRKPGFIAACFVLLYAIVRVIDEHFRMPDAHIGYQWLGLTRGQWLSVVMFIVGLILMFVWTRASSLSVPGWARGYSIKLNRK from the coding sequence GTGGTTCACGATTTTGACCCATTTGCACTTAGAATTTCCGGAGACTTCGGTATCCGTTGGTATGGTTTGTCTTACATGATGGGCTTTATTTGTGCCTATCTTCTGATCAAGTGGTTGGCCCAACGCCAGCGTTCGGGATTAACCGCCCAAATGGTGGGCGATTTCATCACGTATGGTGCGATTGGCACTTTGGTGGGCGGTCGTCTGGGGTATGTATTTTTTTATGGCCCGGATTTGTTAACAAAATTCAAAGGTGAGTTCCCTTGGTGGGGAGTTCTCGCGGTGAACGAAGGCGGGATGGCGAGCCACGGTGGTATTATCGGGATCGTGATTGCGTGTTGGTTGTTTGCCCGCAAATACTCCGTGAACACACTTTATCTTTTCGATTTAGTGGCCGTTGTTGGACCTTTGGGAGTTTTCTTTGGTCGTATTGCGAACTTTATCAACGGTGAACTTGTGGGACGTCCTTGTGATCCGACCTATCCGTTGGCGGTGAAGTTTCCTCAAGATATTTATTCTTGGCCGGCGGCAGAAGCGGGACGTTTACCGGAGCTTGCACCCGTGGCTGAAAAAGTCGGTGTGACATCTGAAAAATGGTTAGAGCTCGCGCAAAATTTCCGTATGGACATCGGCGCGCGCGAACAGTTGTATGATATTTTAAATAAAATCGTTGTCGGCATCCAAGATGGCAACACGGCGGCCAAAGAGGCCATCGCGCCTTTATTAACGCCTCGTTATCCATCACAGCTTTTTGCGGCTTTAGGCGAAGGCTTGTTTTTGTTTTTAATTTTGTTCTTCTTGTGGCGCAAACCGCGTAAGCCAGGATTTATCGCGGCTTGTTTTGTATTGCTGTATGCGATCGTGCGTGTGATCGATGAACACTTCCGTATGCCCGATGCACATATCGGTTATCAGTGGTTGGGATTGACTCGTGGTCAGTGGTTAAGTGTGGTGATGTTTATCGTCGGCTTGATCTTGATGTTCGTTTGGACCCGAGCAAGTTCGTTGTCGGTGCCTGGCTGGGCAAGAGGATATTCGATCAAGTTAAATCGTAAGTAG
- a CDS encoding ZrgA family zinc uptake protein — MLKVILFSITALSISVYAQEHKAHVHGAAQVSMGFDGSKGKIEFKAPAETVFGFEHEARSKKDREAKDKGLQALNDNISEMIAFDKELACEIKMEASQVNQEKDHADVEVEYAVTCQKPVAGSTITFNFKKGLSRIKKVKVEVIADEVQKSLEVKKNGESLELK; from the coding sequence ATGCTTAAAGTGATTTTATTTTCTATCACGGCGCTCTCAATTTCAGTCTATGCGCAAGAACACAAAGCCCATGTGCATGGAGCGGCCCAGGTCAGCATGGGCTTTGATGGATCTAAAGGAAAAATTGAGTTTAAAGCACCCGCTGAAACTGTGTTTGGATTTGAACACGAGGCGCGTTCGAAAAAAGATCGTGAGGCCAAAGACAAAGGCCTGCAAGCGCTCAATGACAACATTTCTGAAATGATTGCGTTTGATAAAGAACTGGCTTGCGAAATAAAAATGGAAGCTTCTCAAGTGAATCAAGAAAAAGATCACGCCGATGTGGAAGTAGAATATGCGGTCACTTGTCAAAAGCCAGTTGCGGGGTCCACCATCACATTTAATTTTAAAAAAGGCCTTTCTCGGATTAAAAAGGTGAAGGTCGAAGTGATTGCGGACGAAGTGCAAAAGTCGTTAGAAGTGAAAAAGAACGGAGAAAGTCTTGAGCTCAAGTAA
- a CDS encoding ABC transporter ATP-binding protein translates to MSSSNILIEVRDLQFDYLDGTSVLNIPEFSVLRGEELFLYGPSGTGKTTLLEILAGVLKPSKGTLKILGCDLVQMSDAERDSFRSEHMGYIFQNFNLIPYLSVQENIELPLHLSAARRARLGSVGTDLVIRGLCGNLGIGDLLSKPVGALSVGQQQRVAVARALLGKPDLLLADEPTSALDFDHREKFLKLMFELAELYGTTVVFVSHDRTMEKLFTRTISLESINRAHA, encoded by the coding sequence TTGAGCTCAAGTAATATCCTGATCGAAGTTCGGGACCTGCAGTTTGACTATTTAGACGGGACATCCGTTTTGAATATTCCCGAATTTTCGGTCTTACGCGGGGAAGAACTCTTTCTTTATGGACCCAGTGGAACGGGAAAAACCACTTTGTTAGAAATCTTAGCGGGGGTCTTAAAACCCTCGAAAGGAACTTTAAAAATTTTAGGTTGTGACCTAGTGCAAATGTCGGATGCGGAAAGGGATTCTTTCAGGTCCGAGCATATGGGTTACATCTTTCAGAACTTCAATTTGATTCCTTATCTTAGTGTTCAAGAAAATATCGAACTGCCTTTACATTTAAGTGCAGCTCGTCGTGCCCGTTTAGGCAGTGTCGGCACCGACTTAGTGATTCGCGGCCTGTGCGGAAACTTAGGTATTGGGGATTTGTTAAGTAAACCTGTCGGGGCCTTGAGTGTCGGTCAACAACAGCGCGTGGCCGTGGCCAGAGCTCTTTTGGGGAAGCCGGATTTATTACTGGCCGATGAACCCACATCGGCTTTAGATTTTGATCATCGCGAGAAGTTTTTAAAACTCATGTTCGAACTTGCGGAGCTTTATGGAACCACCGTGGTGTTTGTTTCGCATGATCGCACGATGGAAAAGCTATTCACTCGCACCATTTCTTTAGAGTCTATCAATAGGGCGCATGCATGA
- a CDS encoding DUF3299 domain-containing protein, with protein MKKFVLIGIFILATVAGAALYHSGALSPSALTGVEVDWRLLGDMDYITGKASSELTALNGQAVKIPGFMVPLEDNQRDVVEFLLVPSPQACIHVPPPPPNQMVYVKMKRGAEAAQGPIWVYGTLNLVTKKSMYGDASFELVGEAIEPYR; from the coding sequence ATGAAAAAGTTTGTATTAATCGGTATTTTCATTTTAGCCACGGTGGCCGGAGCCGCTCTTTACCATTCCGGCGCGTTAAGTCCTTCGGCGCTAACGGGAGTGGAAGTGGATTGGCGCTTGTTAGGCGATATGGATTATATCACCGGCAAGGCCAGCTCCGAATTAACGGCGCTCAATGGCCAAGCTGTCAAAATTCCGGGGTTTATGGTTCCGTTAGAAGATAACCAGAGAGATGTCGTTGAGTTTTTGTTAGTTCCCAGTCCTCAAGCTTGTATTCACGTGCCGCCACCACCACCGAATCAAATGGTCTACGTGAAAATGAAAAGGGGTGCTGAGGCCGCGCAAGGACCCATCTGGGTTTACGGCACTTTGAATCTTGTCACTAAAAAGTCCATGTATGGAGATGCTTCATTCGAACTCGTCGGCGAGGCTATCGAGCCTTATCGCTAG
- a CDS encoding RsmB/NOP family class I SAM-dependent RNA methyltransferase: protein MKIHKHLVAQVVTTLEEIFDQGQYADKVIERSMKSNKAWGARDRKFFAETVYEIVRWERLLSHVADNNDFWAIWAAYWIRQGHELPDWEELSDIDAKFIQARLKDLPSFAVAQSIPDWMHERGTTELGDAWKDVMRALNKPAEVFLRVNTLKSNPDQVIKSLAEDGIEAVKVSADLPVALRLPVRKNVFTSKAFKEGFFEVQDASSQMIAPLLGVEPGHRVIDACAGAGGKSLHMAAMMKNKGKIISLDIHEWKLNELKIRARRDGVDVIETRLIDSSKVIKRMHATADRLLLDVPCSGMGVLRRNPDTKWKLNNDEIARLQQLQYEILTSYCVMTKKGGRMVYATCSILPSENEKQIERFLKEHGQDWTLIQEIHLRPDKEGFDGFYGALLERR from the coding sequence TTGAAAATTCATAAGCACTTGGTTGCGCAGGTCGTGACCACTCTGGAAGAGATTTTTGATCAAGGGCAATACGCCGACAAAGTCATCGAACGTTCGATGAAGTCCAACAAAGCTTGGGGCGCACGAGACCGCAAGTTTTTTGCCGAAACCGTTTACGAAATCGTGCGTTGGGAGCGTCTTTTAAGTCATGTCGCTGACAATAACGATTTTTGGGCCATCTGGGCCGCGTACTGGATTCGTCAAGGTCATGAGCTTCCAGACTGGGAAGAGCTTTCCGATATCGATGCAAAATTCATTCAAGCACGTTTAAAAGATCTGCCGTCTTTTGCGGTGGCTCAGTCGATTCCGGACTGGATGCACGAGCGTGGCACAACTGAATTAGGGGATGCGTGGAAAGACGTGATGCGCGCGTTGAATAAGCCCGCAGAAGTTTTCTTACGCGTAAACACTTTGAAATCAAATCCCGATCAAGTGATTAAATCTTTAGCCGAAGATGGCATTGAAGCGGTGAAAGTTTCTGCGGATTTGCCGGTGGCTTTGCGTTTGCCGGTAAGAAAAAATGTCTTCACTTCGAAGGCTTTCAAAGAAGGTTTCTTTGAAGTGCAAGATGCTTCTTCACAAATGATTGCTCCACTTTTGGGAGTTGAGCCGGGTCATCGCGTGATTGATGCGTGCGCGGGGGCTGGTGGCAAAAGCTTGCACATGGCCGCGATGATGAAGAACAAAGGCAAGATCATCTCTTTAGATATTCACGAATGGAAATTAAATGAGCTAAAAATCCGTGCGCGCCGAGATGGGGTGGACGTGATTGAAACCCGTTTGATTGATTCTTCCAAAGTGATCAAACGCATGCACGCAACGGCCGATCGTTTGTTATTGGATGTGCCGTGTTCCGGAATGGGCGTGCTTCGTCGTAATCCCGATACAAAATGGAAATTAAATAACGACGAGATCGCGCGCCTGCAGCAGCTGCAATATGAAATCTTAACCAGCTATTGTGTCATGACCAAAAAAGGCGGGCGCATGGTTTATGCGACTTGCAGTATCCTGCCGAGTGAAAACGAAAAGCAGATCGAACGTTTCTTAAAAGAGCACGGTCAGGACTGGACCTTGATTCAAGAAATTCATTTGCGCCCGGATAAAGAGGGCTTTGATGGATTTTATGGAGCCCTTTTAGAACGACGTTAG
- the hisS gene encoding histidine--tRNA ligase — protein sequence MSNKFQCVRGTRDLLPELSNVFRFVEESAYRNAILYGYGEIETPIFEFSDVFHRTLGETSDVVNKETYDFTDRGGENLTLRPEGTAGVARAFISEGLSQNLPLKFYYSGPMFRYERPQKGRYRQFYQIGTECLGYDSPLADVETIALAWDFLKSIGIAAECTLEINTLGDAESRTAYRDALVKYFSQHVDSLSADSKMRLEKNPLRILDSKDEGDKKINTGAPKFAEYLNATSKDFFAGVLKGIEALGIPFKLNPLLVRGLDYYTHTVFEFTTQKLGAQGTVLAGGRYDGLIESMGGPRTPAVGWGAGLDRLADLVPPELAVKKDLLVAVIGADDQGEAESVKLSHELRARGIKTENFLSGKMGKKMQKANKLGAHYALILGGNEVANKTVTIKNFASGEQSEISRAALTTYEFKI from the coding sequence ATGAGTAACAAATTTCAATGTGTACGAGGCACCCGCGATCTTCTTCCGGAGCTTTCGAATGTTTTCCGCTTTGTCGAAGAATCAGCCTATCGCAACGCGATTCTGTATGGTTACGGAGAAATTGAAACTCCTATTTTCGAATTTTCTGACGTTTTTCATCGCACTTTGGGCGAAACTTCTGACGTCGTAAACAAAGAAACTTATGACTTCACCGATCGGGGTGGAGAAAATCTCACGCTGAGACCGGAGGGCACGGCGGGAGTGGCGCGCGCCTTTATTTCCGAGGGCTTAAGTCAGAATTTACCTCTTAAATTTTATTATTCAGGTCCGATGTTTCGCTATGAACGCCCGCAAAAAGGCCGCTATCGCCAATTCTATCAAATCGGCACCGAGTGCTTAGGTTACGATTCGCCCCTGGCGGATGTTGAAACGATCGCGCTTGCTTGGGACTTTTTAAAATCCATCGGAATCGCGGCCGAGTGCACGCTTGAAATCAATACTCTGGGTGATGCAGAAAGCCGCACCGCCTATCGCGATGCGCTAGTAAAATACTTCTCTCAACACGTCGATTCTTTGTCCGCAGATAGTAAGATGCGTTTGGAAAAAAATCCTTTGCGCATTTTAGATTCCAAAGACGAGGGCGATAAAAAAATCAATACCGGCGCGCCTAAGTTTGCAGAATATCTAAATGCAACTTCGAAAGATTTTTTTGCCGGCGTCCTTAAAGGCATCGAGGCCTTGGGGATTCCATTTAAATTAAATCCATTATTGGTGCGTGGTTTAGATTACTACACTCACACTGTTTTTGAATTCACCACGCAAAAGTTAGGTGCCCAAGGAACCGTTTTAGCTGGCGGTCGTTACGATGGATTGATTGAGTCCATGGGCGGCCCACGCACACCGGCCGTCGGCTGGGGCGCAGGTCTTGACCGTTTGGCTGATCTTGTTCCACCCGAGCTGGCCGTGAAAAAAGATCTTTTAGTCGCGGTGATCGGCGCTGACGACCAAGGGGAAGCTGAAAGCGTGAAATTATCCCACGAGCTTCGCGCCCGCGGAATTAAGACCGAGAACTTCCTCTCAGGAAAAATGGGCAAGAAAATGCAAAAAGCCAACAAACTGGGTGCGCATTACGCTTTGATCTTGGGTGGAAATGAAGTCGCCAATAAAACGGTCACGATAAAAAACTTTGCTAGCGGCGAACAAAGCGAAATCTCGCGCGCGGCATTGACGACTTACGAATTTAAAATTTAG
- the nrdR gene encoding transcriptional regulator NrdR, giving the protein MKCPFCAHADDRVLDTRVQKDGSIRRRRECLECKARFSTVETIMLAFPFIIKKDGRREPFSKEKILKGLQAACQKRPVSLAQIDAVVERISAWVINRGESEISSRLIGKKVMAEIKQLDDVAYIRFASVYRTFKDVQEFVETLEDTELLDFVDTNNPQLSLTSMNLVDNEKKPNHETDSKTTSQRTRSPNPISN; this is encoded by the coding sequence ATGAAATGCCCATTTTGTGCGCATGCAGATGACAGAGTTTTAGACACGCGAGTGCAGAAGGATGGCAGCATCCGTCGGCGTCGCGAATGTTTAGAATGCAAAGCCCGTTTCTCGACGGTGGAAACCATCATGTTGGCTTTCCCCTTCATCATTAAAAAAGATGGACGCCGTGAACCTTTCAGCAAAGAGAAAATCTTAAAAGGCCTGCAAGCAGCTTGTCAAAAACGCCCCGTAAGTCTAGCGCAAATCGACGCGGTCGTTGAACGTATCTCGGCCTGGGTTATCAACCGTGGAGAGAGCGAAATCTCTTCTCGCTTGATCGGAAAGAAAGTCATGGCTGAAATCAAACAGCTTGATGACGTGGCTTACATCCGTTTTGCAAGTGTGTATCGTACCTTTAAAGACGTCCAAGAATTTGTCGAGACCCTGGAAGACACTGAACTTCTTGATTTTGTGGATACAAATAATCCACAATTAAGTCTGACTTCCATGAACTTAGTAGACAACGAAAAGAAACCGAACCATGAAACTGACAGCAAGACGACAAGCCAGAGAACTCGCTCTCCAAATCCTATTTCAAACTGA
- the nusB gene encoding transcription antitermination factor NusB, giving the protein MKLTARRQARELALQILFQTEFAPQISPQTLLDVFEQSVEEETTSYADALIKGVQSKKAEIDAKIQASSAHWKVERMATIDRNILRIAVYEMKFAADPIKENIAINEAVEIAKKYGTTESASFVNGLLDQVSKAR; this is encoded by the coding sequence ATGAAACTGACAGCAAGACGACAAGCCAGAGAACTCGCTCTCCAAATCCTATTTCAAACTGAGTTCGCGCCGCAAATCAGCCCACAAACATTGCTCGATGTTTTTGAACAAAGTGTTGAAGAAGAAACCACTTCTTACGCCGATGCGTTGATCAAAGGCGTGCAAAGTAAAAAAGCCGAAATCGATGCTAAAATCCAAGCTTCTAGTGCTCACTGGAAAGTGGAGCGCATGGCGACCATTGATCGCAATATTTTGCGTATCGCTGTGTATGAAATGAAATTCGCCGCTGATCCGATCAAAGAAAATATCGCTATCAATGAAGCCGTAGAGATTGCCAAAAAATACGGAACCACAGAATCGGCAAGTTTCGTTAATGGTCTTCTGGACCAAGTTAGTAAGGCCCGCTGA
- a CDS encoding ABC transporter permease, with the protein MIFLKLAIKSLRNRAFSTTLTVISICLSVTLLLTVERAKRAAEEGFTQTISRTDLIVGARSGPLQLILYTVFNMGNATHNISYDSYKTISQLPNVAWTIPYSLGDGHRGFRVVGTNEDFFKYYHYRGYQKVELEQGVPFDKLWDVVIGADVANKLGYKLGNRIVISHGVTKTEGVLNHDDKPFVVSGIMKPTGTPLDRAVYVSLEGMEALHLDWQDGSAPTSDKVIPKEKISKENIKVDTITAFFLGAKSRAETLRLQREINDFKSEPLLAIIPGVVLSELWQGLSYIEGVLRGISWMVVVVGFLGMLIALTTTLNERRREMAILRAVGARSFQIVGLLVFESALLTTLGVLFGVLLSYVSMAVLGPWAEREFGLYLAGAAFTKKELLYVIVTLVGGTVIGLIPALRAQRLALKDGLSIKI; encoded by the coding sequence ATGATTTTTTTGAAACTGGCCATCAAGTCGCTTCGCAACCGTGCTTTTTCAACAACCCTGACGGTGATTTCAATTTGTCTTAGTGTCACTTTGCTTTTGACGGTGGAAAGGGCCAAGCGCGCTGCCGAAGAAGGTTTCACCCAAACCATCAGCCGCACGGATTTGATCGTGGGCGCACGCAGTGGTCCCTTGCAACTGATCTTGTACACGGTCTTCAATATGGGAAATGCCACGCACAATATTTCCTATGATTCCTATAAAACCATCAGCCAATTGCCGAATGTGGCTTGGACCATTCCTTACTCTTTAGGAGACGGTCATCGCGGTTTCCGGGTGGTCGGCACCAACGAAGATTTTTTTAAGTATTATCATTATCGCGGTTACCAGAAGGTGGAACTGGAGCAGGGCGTTCCTTTTGACAAGTTGTGGGACGTGGTGATTGGGGCGGATGTCGCCAATAAATTAGGTTATAAACTAGGAAATCGTATTGTGATATCCCACGGGGTCACCAAAACAGAAGGTGTGCTTAATCACGATGACAAACCTTTTGTGGTCTCGGGGATTATGAAGCCGACGGGAACGCCTTTGGATCGCGCGGTGTATGTCTCTTTAGAAGGGATGGAGGCCTTGCACTTAGATTGGCAAGATGGCTCGGCCCCCACGTCGGACAAGGTGATTCCGAAAGAAAAGATCTCTAAAGAAAATATAAAAGTTGATACGATCACCGCTTTCTTTTTAGGAGCTAAATCCAGAGCCGAAACATTACGCCTGCAAAGAGAAATCAACGACTTTAAATCTGAGCCGTTATTGGCAATCATTCCCGGCGTTGTTTTGTCCGAGCTATGGCAAGGACTTTCTTATATCGAAGGAGTTTTGCGCGGAATTTCTTGGATGGTTGTGGTGGTCGGTTTTTTAGGAATGCTGATTGCATTAACGACAACATTAAATGAACGCCGTCGTGAAATGGCGATCTTGCGCGCTGTGGGTGCCAGGTCCTTCCAAATCGTGGGGCTTTTGGTTTTCGAATCAGCACTGCTGACAACCTTAGGAGTTTTATTTGGCGTGCTTCTTTCTTACGTCTCAATGGCGGTATTAGGTCCGTGGGCTGAACGAGAATTTGGACTTTATTTAGCTGGGGCGGCATTCACCAAAAAAGAACTGTTATACGTCATTGTTACCTTGGTGGGTGGAACCGTTATTGGTTTAATTCCAGCCCTGCGCGCTCAACGCTTAGCCTTAAAAGACGGGCTTAGTATTAAGATTTAA